From Candidatus Omnitrophota bacterium, a single genomic window includes:
- a CDS encoding peptidylprolyl isomerase, whose product MRTIIVGLSCVALLLCGSVLEPVSATAEVVDKVIVVVNDEVVTQREFDRLFGPIKEGFEKNLAGEDLEEQLDIARKGILEQLINAKLTISLAKKKNITIDEAKLKERVDKIKSYYPSEEEFLYALNDRGTNLSEFEKEIREQMLAQELVEQEVASKITITPSEISDLYEKNKEKMVTPPRIKLRGIMIRKAEDRTPEESQKMIREIQEELKKGADFSEVAKKRSEGPYAADGGDMGYVVKGELLGEIDGPVFNLKKGEVSDVVETSVGYHLFFAEDVQESRPLAYEEVSDFLREQLFMKDFQESLVEWLEEKRKNAYISYK is encoded by the coding sequence ATGAGGACTATTATTGTCGGGTTATCATGTGTGGCATTGTTGTTGTGTGGGTCGGTTCTGGAGCCTGTCTCTGCGACGGCCGAAGTGGTGGACAAGGTGATCGTTGTTGTCAATGACGAGGTGGTCACCCAGAGGGAGTTTGATCGTCTTTTTGGTCCGATCAAGGAGGGGTTCGAGAAGAATCTTGCGGGTGAGGATCTCGAAGAACAGCTGGATATAGCACGCAAGGGGATACTTGAGCAGCTTATCAACGCCAAGCTCACGATAAGCCTGGCCAAAAAAAAGAATATAACCATTGATGAAGCCAAGCTGAAAGAGCGGGTCGATAAAATAAAGTCATATTATCCTTCGGAAGAAGAATTCCTTTACGCCCTGAACGACAGGGGGACCAACCTGAGCGAGTTCGAGAAAGAGATCAGGGAGCAGATGCTTGCCCAGGAACTCGTGGAACAGGAAGTGGCCTCAAAAATAACCATAACGCCTTCGGAGATAAGCGATCTGTATGAGAAGAACAAGGAAAAAATGGTGACGCCGCCGCGTATCAAACTTAGGGGAATAATGATACGTAAGGCGGAGGATAGGACGCCTGAAGAAAGTCAAAAGATGATCCGGGAAATACAGGAGGAGCTCAAGAAGGGGGCTGATTTCAGCGAAGTGGCCAAAAAACGTTCAGAAGGTCCGTACGCTGCTGATGGCGGCGATATGGGGTATGTGGTGAAAGGCGAACTTCTTGGCGAGATAGATGGTCCTGTATTCAACCTGAAGAAGGGCGAAGTGTCGGACGTGGTGGAGACGAGCGTTGGGTACCATCTGTTCTTTGCCGAGGATGTCCAGGAGTCAAGGCCACTGGCATATGAGGAGGTCAGTGACTTTTTGAGAGAACAGCTTTTTATGAAGGATTTCCAGGAAAGCCTTGTCGAATGGCTTGAAGAAAAAAGGAAGAATGCGTATATCTCATACAAATAG